The following are from one region of the Biomphalaria glabrata chromosome 4, xgBioGlab47.1, whole genome shotgun sequence genome:
- the LOC129925964 gene encoding uncharacterized protein LOC129925964: protein MVFKNKKPGILTYNYSVIIHVNFMELNQKTPKRGRASTWSPEDLQKALEALRNKYGLNEVSRLYGLPKPTLKRHLDGKNKFANGNVVQRGRMTVLPAELENELVSHINQLEGMLFGLTRNDIRCLAYQIAEKNGLSHRFNKTEGMAGKDWFRDFKKRHNLSLRQPEATSLARSTGFNKIAVNRFFDKLESIITENKLDALKIFNTDETALSTVQKKQQKVVSLTGRHQVGKLTSAERGLTTTAIFCANAAGNAIPPMLVYKRKRM from the exons AtggtctttaaaaataaaaaacctgGCATATTGACCTACAACTATAGCGTCATCATTCATGTTAATTTTATGGAGCTTAATCAAAAGACACCAAAACG gggCAGAGCTTCAACCTGGTCCCCGGAGGATCTTCAGAAAGCCTTAGAGGCATTGAGGAATAAATATGGTCTCAATGAAGTGTCTAGACTTTACGGTTTACCTAAACCAACTCTAAAAAGACACTTAGATGGAAAAAACAAGTTTGCGAATGGGAATGTAGTACAAAGAGGTAGAATGACAGTTCTCCCAGCAGAGCTTGAGAATGAACTTGTCAGTCACATCAATCAACTGGAAGGAATGCTGTTCGGCCTGACCAGAAACGATATAAGATGTCTTGCATACCAAATAGCAGAAAAAAATGGCTTGTCTCACAGATTTAATAAAACAGAAGGAATGGCAGGAAAAGACTGGTTTAGAGATTTTAAGAAACGTCACAATCTGAGCTTGCGACAACCTGAAGCAACATCTCTTGCGCGTAGTACCGGTTTTAACAAGATAGCAGTTAATAGATTTTTTGACAAACTTGAAAGCATCattacagaaaataaattagatGCTCTTAAGATCTTCAATACCGATGAAACAGCGCTCTCAACTGTCCagaaaaaacagcaaaaagtgGTGAGCTTGACAGGAAGGCATCAGGTGGGGAAGTTGACCAGTGCAGAAAGAGGTCTTACCACTACAGCAATATTTTGCGCTAATGCAGCAGGAAATGCTATTCCACCTATGCTTGTCTACAAGCGAAAACGGATGTAG
- the LOC129925965 gene encoding uncharacterized protein LOC129925965 — translation MGSSPHTVRRLPSPAHTPVRRLPSPAHTPVRRLPSPAHTPVRSLPSPAHTPVRSLPSPAHTPVRSLPSPAHTPVRSLPSPAHTPVRSLPSPAHTPVRSLPSPAHTPVRSLPSPAHTPVRRLPSPAHTPVRSLPSPAHTPVRSLPSPAHTPVRSLPSPAHTPVRGLPSPAHTPVRSLPSLAHTPVRSLPSPAHTPVRSLPSPAHTPVRSLPSPAHTPVRSLPSPAHTHVRSLPSPAHTPVRSLPSPAHTPVRSLPSPAHTPVRSLPSPAHTPVRSLPSPAHTPVRSLPSPAHTPVRKLPLSLIIEKLISFNNSVGQAENANDVI, via the exons ATGGGGTCCTCTCCACATacag TCAGAAGACTGCCTTCCCCTGCCCACACTCCAGTCAGAAGACTGCCTTCCCCTGCCCACACTCCAGTCAGAAGACTGCCTTCCCCTGCCCACACTCCAGTCAGAAGTCTGCCTTCCCCTGCCCACACTCCAGTCAGAAGTCTGCCTTCCCCTGCCCACACTCCAGTCAGAAGTCTGCCTTCCCCTGCCCACACTCCAGTCAGAAGTCTGCCTTCCCCTGCCCACACTCCAGTCAGAAGTCTGCCTTCCCCTGCCCACACTCCAGTCAGAAGTCTGCCTTCCCCTGCCCACACTCCAGTCAGAAGTCTGCCTTCCCCTGCCCACACTCCAGTCAGAAGACTGCCTTCCCCTGCCCACACTCCAGTCAGAAGTCTGCCTTCCCCAGCCCACACTCCAGTCAGAAGTCTGCCTTCCCCAGCCCACACTCCAGTCAGAAGTCTGCCTTCCCCAGCCCACACTCCAGTCAGAGGTCTGCCTTCCCCAGCCCACACTCCAGTCAGAAGTCTGCCTTCCCTAGCCCACACTCCAGTCAGAAGTCTGCCTTCCCCAGCCCACACTCCAGTCAGAAGTCTGCCTTCCCCAGCCCACACTCCAGTCAGAAGTCTGCCTTCCCCAGCCCACACTCCAGTCAGAAGTCTGCCTTCCCCAGCCCACACTCATGTCAGAAGTCTGCCTTCCCCAGCCCACACTCCAGTCAGAAGTCTGCCTTCCCCAGCCCACACTCCAGTCAGAAGTCTGCCTTCCCCTGCCCACACTCCAGTCAGAAGTCTGCCTTCCCCTGCCCACACTCCAGTCAGAAGTCTGCCTTCCCCTGCCCACACTCCAGTCAGAAGTCTGCCTTCCCCTGCCCACACTCCAGTCAGAAAACTGCCTCTTTCATTGATCatagaaaaattaatttcttttaataacagCGTTGGACAAGCGGAGAATGCAAATGATGTCATATGA